A single region of the Halobacterium wangiae genome encodes:
- a CDS encoding pyridoxal-phosphate-dependent aminotransferase family protein, whose translation MREDFLLLNPGPVPVTRAVRDAMAEPMVSHRSKAFEAVYERAQDHLDYVFEHSTPSGASTSAGGTSLILNGTATMGMEAAVANLADRDSEVVSVVNGKFGRRFARIADRHADVTRVEFDWGEPVPVDAVAEAVDGDTDVVTMVHNETSTGILNPVEAVGELAEEHDARYVVDGVTSIGGDEFRIDDWHVDVAVTDGQKALAAPPGISALYVTEEAEAHLDGEHAPFYEDLDWHLRKADSHQTPFTSAVPLFRGLAEAVSDIREEGMPDRIERHRRQAGAFRDAFHAMGLESFPRLNDDAEYSNTVTAIRLPEGARGDDAPAFFDAVEARGVSISGGQGHLGGDIFRVSNMGNLTSEQLIRGVRTVGEAFGEVGVDVDTEAALDAARERLR comes from the coding sequence ATGCGCGAGGACTTTCTCCTCTTGAACCCCGGCCCCGTCCCCGTGACGCGGGCGGTCCGAGACGCGATGGCCGAACCGATGGTGTCCCACCGCTCGAAGGCCTTCGAGGCGGTCTACGAGCGAGCACAGGACCACCTCGACTACGTATTCGAGCACTCGACGCCGAGCGGGGCCTCGACGTCCGCGGGCGGCACCTCCCTCATCCTCAACGGGACGGCGACGATGGGGATGGAGGCAGCCGTGGCGAACCTCGCGGACCGCGACAGCGAGGTCGTGTCCGTCGTCAACGGGAAGTTCGGCCGCCGGTTCGCCCGCATCGCGGACCGCCACGCCGACGTCACCCGCGTCGAGTTCGATTGGGGCGAACCCGTCCCCGTCGACGCCGTCGCCGAGGCCGTCGACGGGGACACGGACGTCGTCACGATGGTCCACAACGAGACGAGCACGGGCATCCTCAACCCCGTCGAGGCGGTCGGCGAACTCGCCGAGGAACACGACGCACGCTACGTCGTGGACGGCGTGACGAGCATCGGCGGCGACGAGTTCCGCATCGACGACTGGCACGTCGACGTCGCAGTGACGGACGGCCAGAAGGCGCTCGCCGCACCGCCGGGGATCAGCGCGCTGTACGTCACCGAGGAGGCGGAGGCCCACCTCGACGGCGAGCACGCGCCGTTCTACGAGGACCTCGACTGGCACCTCCGGAAGGCCGACTCCCACCAGACGCCGTTCACGAGCGCCGTGCCGTTGTTCCGCGGGCTCGCCGAAGCCGTCTCGGACATCCGCGAGGAGGGGATGCCCGACCGAATCGAGCGCCACCGCCGTCAGGCCGGGGCGTTCCGCGACGCGTTCCACGCCATGGGCCTGGAGTCGTTCCCCAGGCTGAACGACGACGCCGAGTACTCAAACACGGTCACCGCGATCCGCCTCCCCGAGGGCGCCCGCGGCGACGACGCGCCCGCGTTCTTCGACGCCGTGGAGGCCCGGGGCGTCTCCATCAGCGGCGGGCAGGGCCACCTCGGCGGCGACATCTTCCGCGTCTCGAACATGGGGAACCTGACGAGCGAACAGCTAATCCGCGGCGTGCGCACCGTCGGCGAGGCGTTTGGCGAGGTCGGCGTCGACGTGGACACGGAGGCGGCTCTCGACGCCGCACGCGAACGACTGCGGTAG
- a CDS encoding MFS transporter gives MVWRERASLAGVVFAVLFAQVLLYPGAADLVAAFRADDPETASRWFLAAEFAAFVAFAGVWGALSDRTGRRVPFIAAGAVGGGLGYAALAALDVGLAGALALRAVQGAATIGAFSLAMTMLMDLSDEHGKDMGAAGIAIGLGTALGAPVGGQLTEFAVRAPLVAGSVVLTGVGLFALRVPDRAPSGHGESLREGFRVLADRPALGVPFAFGFIDRFTAGFFALVGTLYFRQEFGLGAGETGLTLALFFAPFALLQYPFGRLSDRIGRTLPIAAGSATYGLAVVGVGLAPTLLLAQGGMVVVGVLGALMAPATMALVTDVADDDERGVSMAGFNAAGSLGFLAGIVGGGWVAEQWGFADAFLLAGGAELVLAALALPALVKLTPKKAPA, from the coding sequence ATGGTCTGGCGGGAGCGTGCCTCGCTCGCGGGCGTCGTCTTCGCGGTGCTGTTCGCCCAGGTGCTCCTCTACCCCGGCGCCGCGGACCTCGTCGCGGCGTTCCGCGCGGACGACCCCGAGACCGCCAGCCGGTGGTTCCTCGCCGCGGAGTTCGCCGCGTTCGTCGCGTTCGCGGGCGTCTGGGGCGCCCTCAGCGACCGTACCGGCAGGCGCGTCCCGTTCATCGCCGCGGGCGCCGTCGGCGGGGGCCTCGGCTACGCCGCCCTCGCCGCCCTCGACGTCGGCCTCGCGGGCGCGCTCGCACTCCGGGCGGTCCAGGGCGCGGCCACCATCGGCGCGTTCTCCCTGGCAATGACGATGCTGATGGACCTCTCCGACGAGCACGGCAAGGACATGGGCGCCGCCGGCATCGCCATCGGCCTCGGCACCGCGCTCGGCGCCCCCGTCGGCGGCCAACTCACCGAGTTCGCGGTTCGCGCGCCGCTCGTCGCCGGGAGCGTCGTCCTCACGGGCGTGGGGCTGTTCGCGCTCCGCGTCCCCGACCGCGCGCCCTCGGGTCACGGCGAGTCGCTCCGCGAGGGATTCCGCGTGCTCGCCGACCGCCCCGCGCTCGGCGTACCGTTCGCGTTCGGCTTCATCGACCGGTTCACCGCCGGCTTCTTCGCGCTCGTCGGGACGCTGTACTTCCGCCAGGAGTTCGGCCTTGGTGCCGGCGAGACGGGGCTCACGCTCGCACTGTTCTTCGCGCCGTTCGCGCTCCTCCAGTACCCGTTCGGGCGGCTCTCGGACCGGATCGGCCGCACGCTCCCCATCGCCGCCGGGTCCGCGACGTACGGCCTCGCCGTCGTCGGCGTCGGCCTCGCGCCCACGCTCCTGCTCGCGCAGGGCGGGATGGTCGTCGTCGGCGTGCTCGGCGCGCTGATGGCGCCCGCGACGATGGCACTCGTCACCGACGTGGCGGACGACGACGAACGCGGCGTCAGCATGGCCGGCTTCAACGCCGCGGGCTCGCTGGGCTTCCTCGCGGGCATCGTCGGCGGTGGCTGGGTCGCCGAGCAGTGGGGGTTCGCCGACGCGTTCCTGCTCGCGGGTGGCGCGGAGCTGGTGCTGGCTGCGCTCGCGCTCCCTGCGCTCGTGAAACTCACTCCGAAGAAGGCGCCGGCCTGA